The sequence below is a genomic window from bacterium.
CCTGTAGGTGTACGTTGTGGGTAACTTTTTCCCGCTAGAATTTTGAATATTGATATCAATCCAGCTCTCCCAAAGCAAAAACCATATGCCAAATTTTCCTTCAATAATCTCGATAGTAATTGTTGCTTTATTTATATCGAGCCCCAATTCTTTTTCTAATTCGTCTCCGCAGTCTTCTGACCCAATAATTTGCCATTCTGCATCAGGTGCAGTAAATGGCTTCACCATAGACTTTAATGTACTTTCAGTTGTCATTGTTTGTTGTTCTTTCTCGGTGAGAGATTAACATGCTTATATTTAAATAACAACAAAAAAAGAATGAAAAATTTGGGGTCAGGCACTGTGGTGCCTGACCCCAAATTTCATTCTTCAATCTTTTACTGTTTGTGTTAAATACTTTTAACCCTAACCTTCATTTGTCTGTCCTTATCAACTCTTGGAAGTTTTAAAGTTAGAATACCTTGTGACTCTATGGCTTCTGCGTGCTCGATATCAATTTCATGAGGAAGTTGAATAGTTCTTGAGAATGAACCCCAGTATAATTCTCTGTGAAAGTAATCATCATCGGAAACAATTTTCTCTTCCTTCCTTATTCCCTTAAGTGTAATGGAGTCTCTAGTTAAATTAATTTCCAAATCTTCCTTTCTAACACCTGGAATCATAGCTTTCACAATAACATCATCTTGTGTTTGATACACATCTACAGAAAGCTCACTATCAGCTGATGAATCATCTACCCACGATGAACTATTTTTATCATCAAACTTTGGATAAATTTGTGCACTCTTTTTAGAAACTGCTGTAATAGAAGGTCTTACGTTTCTGGCTGCTGTAAAATCAAAATCTTCAGCCTCTTCTAATTGCTCATCTTCATCGATGTTTACCGCGCCTGTTAGTCTTTCAAAAAAGGATCTTTTTTTCATATGTGTAAATTTTTTATGTTCTAATTATAAATCATATAAAAGAAAAATGCTACATTAATTTGGAATATAGATAAATAAAGAGCGCCGTTCCCTGTGGGAACGGCGCTTACAAAATCGTTTCTCGCTAACTGAATCAACTTCTCGGCTGAAACTTAAAACCCATTCTGTTCCAACCAGTAAATATACTTCAAATGATCAGGGTTGTTGATGTCAGGCTTTGCCCCTGACTCTCCGCTTTCAAACTTGAGAATGTCGAGATATTCTGGTTTACCACCGAACAGTTGCACCAGTCCCTGGATTGGGATGCAAAGATTCTCACGAATTCTCTTTGCTTTCACTCGATCAAATCTTCCGGCAACAGGTTCTATGTTGATAGAAATAGCGCTAATGCGCTCCATAATCATGTTCTGTTCAACTTCAGGAAGGTATGGGAATTGACGCATGAGATCAATACAAATGGCGTTAAAGGCCGTAATAGTTGCATTCATATTTAGTTCGTTTCTAGTTTGGTGTTTATGGTTTCAATCAGTACGTTAAGGAACAACAATAGAAGACTATACTATTTGAGCGTATAGTCAATAAATTAATTTACACCTGGGCTTGGCTGATCGAAATGATAGTTTAAGGAGTAGGCAAAGACTAGAACTGCTTTATCTGCTTAACTTTCTCCAGTGACAAAATCAACAATATAATAGATATCCAAACAAATGAAAATGCAATAAACATATTCTGCTCATCGCTTATTACAATTATGTAATTAAAAATAGTATGTATAACTCCCGCAACAAGTAGCCCAAGAAAGGCTAGTGAGAATTTACCAAATTTTCCCCTATAAAAACCATATCCAATAAAAATAGAGAATACCCCGGATGCTGCAACATGAAGGAGACTAGCTCCCATAAAACGAGCGGCTCCTGTCATTATGCTTGCAACCAGGTCTCCTCTAAATAATGGAGTTAATAAAAATAAAGTATTCTCCATGGCCGCAAAACCAAGTGATACACTCATTAAGTATATAAAACTATCAATAGGGTGATTAAAAATTGTCTTACTTCGTAATGCAATAAACCAAGCCCCGCCAAACTTAACAGCTTCCTCAATTAATGCCCAAATATAAATGGCATGTAAGTCACTGTCTTTCAAATTAAAAAGTCCAACAGATATTTTTTGAAGCGGATACACAACAAAAACTCCACACATTCCTACAACAAAGGACAAAAAGATAATATCCTTAGGTTCTTTGTGATCATTTGCTTCATGCATCCAAAACCATAACCAAAACATAGCAGGTAAAACACCTCCCACTAAGGCATAGGCAAAAACCTCTATTGCAAACAGAGGAGCTCCTTGTAATTGGTTTATTAAGTAGTTGGCCATTTTTCGGTCATTATCAATTCTCGAGTTTTAAGCTCTTTTGGAAGAAGTGACCAAAGTTCTTGAGTTACATGAGGCATAAATGGATGTAGTGTCTTTACAATCATCGCAAGTGTTTCAAGTAAGAATTTTGCGCGAGATTTTTTCATCGCAACAGCTTCTATATTTGATTCATCGTTATTTGCAAAAATTTCTTTACTACTTTCTAAAATGACATCAGCAAACTCCTTCCATGTATAATTATACAGGTCTTCTGCAACAATGTGAATCTTTAAATTGTCCATATTTGTTGATATCGATTTAAAAACTTCATTTCTCTTTTCAATTAACGCTAAATCAGCTTCAGTGAAAGATATATTTGTCTTATCTTCGTCCACACCGTTACTTGCAACATCATGCATTCCTTCGGTTGAAGTTAAAATAAATCTAGTAACATTCCAAATTTTGTTTGCAAAGTGTTTGTATCCCTTAATTTTATTTTCATCGATTTTACTATCAGTTCCTGGTGCTGTTCCAAAAACAAGTGACATTCTACCGGCATCCATTCCAAATTTTTGAGCAATTTCTATTGGATCGATTCCATTACCTAATGTCTTTGAAAACTTTCTTCCTTTCATATCACGAACCATTCCAGTGAATAGAACTTTACTGAAGGGTATTGTTCCAAGGACATAACCTGTCATTAAAATCATACGTGCTACCCAGAAGAAAATAATGTCATGTCCAGTAACAAGAAGGTTTGTTGGATGATATATTGCAAAATCACTTTGTGGATCATTTGCTTTTGCAGGCCATCCCATTGTTGAGAAACTCCAAAGACCAGAAGAGAACCATGTGTCTAGCGTGTCTTCATCTTGAATCCATTGATCTGCGTCATCGCCAGTTGGAGCTTCTAGTCCGCAATAAATATCAGATTTAGATGCCTCAGAATCTGCCTCCTGATTTATATTAGAACCTTTCTTATACCAAACGGGAATTCTGTGTCCGTACCAGATTTGGCGAGAAATACACCAATCGTTCAAATTATCTATCCAATTAAAATATGTTTTAAGGAAGTGCTCAGGCATCATCTCAATTTGGCCACCCAGAACTGCCTTTTGCATAATTTCCTTTAATGTAGTTTCTGATCCAGATTCTATTCCATCAATATCAGAATGGGGGAGTTTGAATTTTTTATTAACAGCAACAAACCATTGAAGCTTAGGAAGTGGCTCAATAATTCCACCAGTACGCTCGGCAGTAGATACTCTTTGATCAATTTCAGTTTCATCAATAAGTAAATCATTTTCTTTAAGCCAAGCAACAACAAGCTCTCGCGCTTCAGCAACTTTTTTACCAACAATCTCAGGAGAACCAATCATCATGCGAGCTTTTTCATCAATAACCTGAACCATAGGTAAACCATGACGCATTGCAATTTGATAGTCAGTCATGCTGTGTGCTGGGGTAATACCAACAGCACCTGTTCCAAAATCCATTTCAGCCTCATGGTCTGCAACAATTTTTATTTTAATTGGAGCACCACAAAAATCCATTGAATATTCTTTTCCAACAAACTCCTTATAACGAGGGTCCTCCGGGTTTACTGCAACAGCAACATCTCCCAGTTTTGTTTCAGGACGAGTTGTTGAAATAGCGATAGGGAAGTCTTTACTATATTTGAAAGTATAAAACTTTGCCTTTCTGTCTTCATAAACTATTTCATCATCTGAAATTGTTGTTTGACCTTTTGGGTCCCAGTTAATAACTCTATTTTTTTTGAAAATTAGACCATCGTCATACATTTTTTTGAAAACAGTTCTAACTGCAAAGTTTCTTTCCTCATCTAATGTGAAGGCTTCTCTTGACCAATCAACAGAAGCCCCAATTGTCTGAAGTTGAGAAACAATTGTATCGTGACTTTGCTTTGCAAAAGTATCAACTCGCTTAAGTAACTCCTCTCTACCTAAATCATGTCTATTCAAACCTTCCGCCTTTTGAATATTTTTCTCAACCATTGATTGTGTTGCAATTGAGGCATGGTCCGTTCCAGGAATCCAAAGTACTCTATTTCCTTTCATTCGTTTGTATCTAATTACGATGTCTTGCGTAGTGAACCCAAGAGCGTGTCCCATATGAAGTGTTCCAGTTACGTTTGGAGGAGGGAGAATAATACTATAAACAGGAGCATCAGCTTTAGTGATTCCTTCTTTAATACAAACATCTGGATTGTAAAATCCACTTTCACGTTCTTCTTTTTGAACTCGAGGTTCCACCTCAGTTGGATCATAAGGCTTTAGAAGTTGAGCTGGGATATTTGGGGCATAATGAGTTTTTTGCTCTGATGTGTCCGTTTTCTTATTATTTTCAGTATTTGCATCTGTGTTTGATGCGATGTTTGTATCTTGGCTCATATTTTTATTATTTATATATTTATATTATCACAAAGTAGGGGATTATAAAGGTATAAAGTTGGTATTTAATAGGCTTAAAATCTACCCAAAAATAATTGACGTACTATGATTAATATTGTATTGTCTTTGGTGGAAGTGGAACCCGATGTTCCATTATGACCAGATCATTTTAGAACTTAATTGATAGAAGTATTTTATGGATATTGTAGTTGGTCAAAGGGCTGTTGTTAACACAGATATGAAACATGCCTATGCTTTATTCGAGCAGTGCTGTTTTCTACCGGGGCAGAGAATTACCAAGCTGGCGATAAGCTATCTTGGCTCTTGCCCGGTTTGTGGGGCTTCATGCGATCTAATACTTTCTGAGGAGCTTGAAACGGGAGTGATACGTGCAAAAGAGGACGATTTTTGTAGGCAGTGTGGAAACAGGCTTACAACAGTTGCTCCACAAAAACCTATTAAGCTTTTAGATCAAGAGACAATTTTTCGTCTCTTTGGTCCGTATTGATTCAATCAAATCCCAAACAAAGAAAAAATAATTAAATGAGCCCAGAAGAAATTCTAGCGTTTTTTGAAAAGCAAATCGTTGACGAAAGGGAGGTGTTGGTTGCAACAAAGCCGATGACCTCTGAACAAGCACGTGAGATTTAT
It includes:
- a CDS encoding Hsp20/alpha crystallin family protein translates to MKKRSFFERLTGAVNIDEDEQLEEAEDFDFTAARNVRPSITAVSKKSAQIYPKFDDKNSSSWVDDSSADSELSVDVYQTQDDVIVKAMIPGVRKEDLEINLTRDSITLKGIRKEEKIVSDDDYFHRELYWGSFSRTIQLPHEIDIEHAEAIESQGILTLKLPRVDKDRQMKVRVKSI
- a CDS encoding PrsW family glutamic-type intramembrane protease, whose product is MANYLINQLQGAPLFAIEVFAYALVGGVLPAMFWLWFWMHEANDHKEPKDIIFLSFVVGMCGVFVVYPLQKISVGLFNLKDSDLHAIYIWALIEEAVKFGGAWFIALRSKTIFNHPIDSFIYLMSVSLGFAAMENTLFLLTPLFRGDLVASIMTGAARFMGASLLHVAASGVFSIFIGYGFYRGKFGKFSLAFLGLLVAGVIHTIFNYIIVISDEQNMFIAFSFVWISIILLILSLEKVKQIKQF
- a CDS encoding valine--tRNA ligase gives rise to the protein MSQDTNIASNTDANTENNKKTDTSEQKTHYAPNIPAQLLKPYDPTEVEPRVQKEERESGFYNPDVCIKEGITKADAPVYSIILPPPNVTGTLHMGHALGFTTQDIVIRYKRMKGNRVLWIPGTDHASIATQSMVEKNIQKAEGLNRHDLGREELLKRVDTFAKQSHDTIVSQLQTIGASVDWSREAFTLDEERNFAVRTVFKKMYDDGLIFKKNRVINWDPKGQTTISDDEIVYEDRKAKFYTFKYSKDFPIAISTTRPETKLGDVAVAVNPEDPRYKEFVGKEYSMDFCGAPIKIKIVADHEAEMDFGTGAVGITPAHSMTDYQIAMRHGLPMVQVIDEKARMMIGSPEIVGKKVAEARELVVAWLKENDLLIDETEIDQRVSTAERTGGIIEPLPKLQWFVAVNKKFKLPHSDIDGIESGSETTLKEIMQKAVLGGQIEMMPEHFLKTYFNWIDNLNDWCISRQIWYGHRIPVWYKKGSNINQEADSEASKSDIYCGLEAPTGDDADQWIQDEDTLDTWFSSGLWSFSTMGWPAKANDPQSDFAIYHPTNLLVTGHDIIFFWVARMILMTGYVLGTIPFSKVLFTGMVRDMKGRKFSKTLGNGIDPIEIAQKFGMDAGRMSLVFGTAPGTDSKIDENKIKGYKHFANKIWNVTRFILTSTEGMHDVASNGVDEDKTNISFTEADLALIEKRNEVFKSISTNMDNLKIHIVAEDLYNYTWKEFADVILESSKEIFANNDESNIEAVAMKKSRAKFLLETLAMIVKTLHPFMPHVTQELWSLLPKELKTRELIMTEKWPTT